One part of the Acidobacteriota bacterium genome encodes these proteins:
- a CDS encoding co-chaperone GroES → MAVKVRPLHDRVIVERLEEGDQLVGGIIIPDTAKEKPQQGKVIAAGNGKVKEDGTVTPLDVKEGDTVLFGKYSGQEIKLEGEEYLIMREDEILGVIE, encoded by the coding sequence ATGGCAGTCAAGGTACGTCCGCTTCATGACCGCGTCATCGTCGAGCGACTCGAGGAAGGCGACCAGTTGGTCGGCGGGATCATCATCCCCGACACGGCGAAGGAGAAGCCACAGCAGGGCAAGGTGATCGCCGCGGGCAACGGAAAGGTTAAGGAGGACGGCACGGTGACGCCGCTCGACGTCAAGGAAGGCGACACGGTGCTGTTCGGCAAGTACTCGGGCCAGGAGATCAAGCTCGAGGGCGAGGAGTATCTGATCATGCGCGAGGACGAGATCCTCGGCGTGATCGAGTAG
- a CDS encoding phosphoribosylaminoimidazolesuccinocarboxamide synthase: MSSTPAPSVESLYETELPGVSPHRRGKVRDMFEVGDDHLLMVATDRISAYDVVLGSVIPDKGRVLTQLSAFWFARTSDLVPNHLVAMNTAAFPAVLQPFADLLAGRSMLVRRTRPLPIECVARGYLSGSGWKEYQRNGRVCGVELPAGLRESDRLPEAIFTPATKAETGHDINITEAEAGEIVGAELVARLRDLTLALYRHGAEHAESCGIIVADTKFEFGLVDDPDGGEAIVLIDEALTPDSSRFWPASDYAPGGGQPSFDKQYVRDYLDRIEWDRQPPAPELPDDVVANTRAKYVEAHRRLTGQGLAHASGGDSGA, encoded by the coding sequence TTGTCGTCCACACCCGCCCCGTCCGTCGAGTCCCTCTACGAAACCGAACTTCCCGGCGTCAGCCCCCACCGTCGCGGCAAGGTGCGCGACATGTTCGAGGTAGGCGATGACCACCTGTTGATGGTCGCTACCGACCGAATCTCCGCCTACGACGTGGTCCTCGGGTCGGTGATCCCGGACAAGGGAAGGGTCCTGACGCAACTTTCTGCTTTCTGGTTCGCGCGGACCTCCGATCTCGTGCCAAACCACCTGGTGGCAATGAACACCGCCGCCTTTCCGGCTGTGCTTCAGCCATTCGCGGACCTGCTCGCGGGCCGGTCGATGCTGGTCCGGCGTACCCGGCCGCTGCCGATCGAGTGCGTGGCGCGGGGCTATCTCTCCGGTTCCGGCTGGAAGGAATACCAGCGGAACGGCCGGGTGTGCGGCGTCGAGCTACCCGCCGGGCTGCGCGAGTCGGATCGGCTCCCGGAAGCGATCTTCACGCCGGCGACCAAGGCGGAAACGGGCCACGACATCAACATCACCGAGGCGGAGGCGGGTGAGATAGTCGGCGCCGAGCTGGTGGCGCGACTGCGCGACCTGACCCTGGCGCTCTACCGGCATGGCGCGGAACACGCCGAATCGTGCGGAATCATCGTCGCCGATACGAAGTTCGAGTTCGGGTTGGTGGACGACCCTGACGGGGGCGAGGCGATCGTCCTCATCGACGAGGCGCTTACGCCCGATTCGTCCCGGTTCTGGCCCGCGTCGGACTACGCTCCGGGAGGCGGGCAGCCCAGTTTCGACAAGCAATACGTCCGTGACTACCTCGACCGGATCGAGTGGGACCGGCAGCCCCCGGCTCCCGAACTGCCGGACGACGTGGTCGCGAATACGCGGGCGAAGTACGTCGAGGCACACCGGCGGTTGACGGGGCAGGGACTTGCGCATGCGTCCGGAGGCGACAGCGGCGCCTGA
- a CDS encoding flippase-like domain-containing protein produces MLSDRGPDGQRKKVYGPPAMRFRVQSLLVVAVGVGLMAYVLRGAQLDRVVEAVGGARRDLLFLALVVTLLTYVARAIRWRYLLAPVQQVHFGPALRATVMGFAATSVLPGRVGEIVRPWALAREERMSVSAALATVVVERLLDLVVILAMFGIALGLLDPGFATDEAAPLAAARAGALASAAAAAVILWLVFAAAGHPERVNRLVERATERLPQRWRELARRLSRRFVVGLGVMRRPHLLLISTLWSVAVWALIAGSIWLVTIAFDIAMPLTGAAVVLLLVAVGVAVPTPAGIGGYHAAYQFGATVLYGAPAEAAAGAGLIAHAFAFLPVTIGGIALMARAGLRMRGIGRILHDAEQEVVPPAEGESESR; encoded by the coding sequence ATGTTATCCGACCGCGGGCCTGACGGCCAAAGAAAAAAAGTGTACGGTCCCCCCGCAATGCGATTCCGCGTCCAGAGCCTTCTCGTGGTCGCCGTCGGCGTCGGCCTGATGGCGTATGTGTTGCGCGGCGCCCAGCTCGATCGCGTGGTCGAAGCGGTGGGCGGAGCGCGCCGCGACCTGCTGTTCCTCGCGCTTGTCGTGACGCTCCTGACGTACGTCGCCCGCGCCATCCGCTGGCGGTACCTGCTCGCGCCGGTACAACAGGTTCATTTCGGCCCGGCGCTGCGCGCCACGGTGATGGGCTTCGCGGCGACATCCGTGCTCCCGGGCCGAGTCGGTGAGATCGTGCGGCCGTGGGCGCTGGCGCGCGAGGAGCGCATGAGCGTCAGTGCCGCGCTCGCCACCGTTGTCGTGGAGCGGCTGCTGGACCTGGTGGTGATCCTGGCGATGTTCGGGATCGCGCTCGGTTTGCTCGACCCGGGTTTCGCCACCGACGAAGCGGCGCCCCTCGCGGCGGCCCGTGCCGGCGCTCTGGCGAGCGCCGCGGCAGCCGCCGTCATTCTCTGGCTGGTCTTCGCGGCCGCGGGCCATCCGGAGCGGGTCAACCGGCTCGTGGAGCGTGCGACGGAGCGACTGCCGCAGCGGTGGCGCGAGCTCGCGCGCCGGCTGTCACGCCGGTTCGTCGTCGGCCTTGGCGTGATGCGCCGGCCGCACCTGCTCCTGATCTCCACCCTCTGGTCGGTCGCGGTGTGGGCCTTGATCGCCGGCAGCATCTGGCTTGTCACGATTGCGTTCGACATCGCGATGCCGTTGACTGGAGCGGCGGTCGTCCTGCTGCTCGTTGCGGTGGGAGTGGCGGTGCCGACACCAGCCGGGATCGGGGGCTATCATGCGGCGTACCAGTTCGGGGCCACGGTCCTGTACGGGGCTCCGGCGGAAGCGGCGGCGGGTGCGGGCCTGATTGCGCACGCGTTCGCCTTTCTGCCCGTCACCATAGGTGGCATTGCCCTGATGGCGCGTGCCGGGTTGCGGATGCGGGGCATCGGCCGGATACTGCACGACGCGGAGCAGGAGGTCGTTCCGCCAGCGGAAGGGGAGTCGGAATCACGATGA
- the nrdR gene encoding transcriptional repressor NrdR: MRCPFCGHADSKVVDSRETKEGDAIRRRRECAGCGRRFTSYERIDPIQYMVIKKDGRREPFDRGRVIAGMLKACEKRPVSPSQLEAVADQLEGMLHDRNEKEVPTEDVGAFVMERLRSLDQVAYVRFASVYREFRDVDEFMTELKSLLESRE, encoded by the coding sequence ATGAGATGTCCGTTCTGCGGCCACGCCGACAGCAAGGTCGTCGATTCCCGCGAGACGAAGGAGGGCGATGCCATCCGCCGCCGCCGCGAGTGCGCCGGATGCGGCCGCCGTTTCACGAGCTACGAGCGGATAGACCCGATCCAGTACATGGTTATCAAGAAGGACGGCCGGCGAGAGCCGTTCGACCGCGGCCGGGTGATTGCCGGCATGCTGAAGGCGTGCGAAAAGCGCCCCGTGTCGCCTTCCCAGCTTGAAGCGGTGGCGGATCAACTCGAAGGCATGCTGCACGACCGCAACGAAAAGGAGGTGCCGACCGAGGATGTCGGCGCCTTCGTGATGGAACGGCTTCGATCGCTGGATCAAGTCGCCTACGTTCGGTTCGCCTCCGTCTATCGCGAATTCCGTGACGTCGACGAGTTCATGACGGAACTCAAGTCGCTGCTCGAATCGCGGGAGTGA
- the ftcD gene encoding glutamate formimidoyltransferase translates to MPASMTAATSRRISPMVARLPPLASGPAPSVSKSSSATIGSGVGSEDRFVRASRRSRSDDAWRRADREGNSGSDDRTAPRRARRGGIAGSEVSPPSCASGRGAPQTGHTPLTPSVGSPQAGHVIAESGEERNAAIIDGVSPAPFIEAIPNISEGRRPDTVRAIVAAAAGVPGIALLDCSSDRSHHRSVLTLAGTAMSLREAIFRLFDAAITRIDLRGHAGAHPRIGAVDVVPFVPLGDMPMAACIGLARDTAAEVAARFDLPTYLYAEAAGSSERQQLNQIRRGGFEGLAAKLRAPEWAPDHGPARPHPTAGAAAFGARGPLIAFNVNLASADIDAARAIARAVRERDGGLPAVQALGLRLAEREGAPVQVSMNLTDHRRTSISTAVVRVTEEAAARGIAVAGTELVGLAPMAAAESGRHVRPDQTIEARLAATARPVTPAIRAAT, encoded by the coding sequence ATGCCGGCGTCGATGACCGCGGCGACGAGCCGGCGGATCAGCCCGATGGTAGCCCGGCTCCCCCCGCTGGCGTCGGGGCCTGCCCCCTCCGTCTCGAAGTCAAGTTCCGCGACGATCGGATCGGGCGTCGGCTCCGAGGACCGTTTCGTCCGGGCCAGCCGGCGAAGCCGGTCCGACGACGCCTGGCGACGTGCCGACCGGGAAGGAAACAGCGGCAGCGACGACCGGACCGCACCGCGACGAGCCCGCCGCGGGGGTATCGCCGGTTCCGAGGTTTCCCCCCCGTCCTGCGCCTCCGGTCGCGGCGCACCACAAACGGGACACACACCTCTCACGCCGTCGGTGGGATCCCCGCAGGCAGGACACGTCATTGCAGAGAGCGGGGAGGAACGAAACGCTGCCATTATAGACGGAGTGTCCCCTGCGCCATTCATCGAAGCGATTCCGAACATCAGCGAGGGGCGGCGCCCCGACACCGTCCGCGCGATCGTGGCCGCCGCGGCAGGCGTCCCGGGCATCGCGCTGCTCGATTGTTCCTCGGATAGGTCGCATCATCGTTCCGTCCTCACACTGGCGGGTACGGCGATGTCTCTGCGCGAGGCGATCTTCCGCCTGTTCGATGCCGCGATCACACGAATCGACCTGCGCGGTCACGCCGGCGCGCACCCTCGCATCGGCGCCGTCGATGTCGTTCCGTTCGTTCCGCTGGGCGACATGCCGATGGCGGCCTGCATCGGCCTGGCTCGCGATACCGCCGCCGAAGTCGCCGCCCGGTTCGACCTCCCGACCTATCTCTACGCGGAAGCGGCGGGGAGCTCCGAGCGGCAGCAGCTCAACCAGATCCGCCGCGGAGGCTTCGAGGGTCTGGCCGCGAAGCTGCGCGCGCCGGAATGGGCTCCCGATCATGGCCCCGCCCGGCCGCATCCCACCGCCGGCGCGGCCGCGTTTGGCGCCCGTGGGCCCCTCATTGCCTTCAACGTGAATCTGGCGTCCGCCGATATCGACGCAGCGCGGGCCATTGCCCGTGCGGTGCGGGAACGAGACGGTGGACTGCCGGCCGTCCAGGCGCTCGGGTTGCGACTGGCGGAACGGGAGGGCGCACCGGTGCAGGTCTCGATGAACCTGACCGATCACCGGCGGACATCCATCTCCACCGCGGTGGTGCGGGTAACGGAAGAGGCGGCGGCACGCGGAATCGCGGTCGCGGGCACGGAACTGGTGGGGCTGGCGCCGATGGCGGCTGCTGAATCGGGTCGCCACGTGCGACCGGATCAGACGATCGAAGCGCGGCTCGCAGCCACGGCCCGCCCGGTCACTCCCGCGATTCGAGCAGCGACTTGA
- a CDS encoding phosphatidylglycerophosphatase A, whose amino-acid sequence MALLVSSAGPAGHVPVAPGTAGSVVGVALWLLVRAAETPALEGFVVVAVLAVGVWSATVTEEHCGRSDPGVVVIDEVAGMLIACFWLPLGTVGVIAAFFAFRLFDIVKPYPAGAAERLPGGWGIMADDVVAGLYAYAMVRLLIWLAPDVMLG is encoded by the coding sequence ATGGCGCTACTCGTCTCCTCTGCGGGCCCGGCCGGCCACGTGCCGGTGGCTCCCGGCACCGCCGGATCGGTCGTCGGCGTCGCCCTGTGGCTGCTGGTGCGCGCCGCGGAGACTCCGGCCCTCGAGGGGTTTGTCGTGGTGGCGGTGCTTGCTGTCGGGGTCTGGTCGGCGACGGTTACCGAGGAGCACTGCGGGAGGTCAGATCCGGGTGTGGTCGTGATCGACGAAGTGGCCGGGATGTTGATTGCCTGTTTCTGGCTGCCGCTGGGAACGGTTGGGGTTATCGCGGCGTTCTTCGCGTTCCGGCTGTTCGATATCGTGAAGCCGTACCCCGCCGGCGCGGCCGAGCGGTTGCCGGGCGGTTGGGGAATCATGGCGGACGACGTGGTGGCCGGCCTCTATGCCTACGCCATGGTCAGACTGTTGATCTGGCTGGCGCCGGACGTGATGCTCGGATGA
- a CDS encoding competence/damage-inducible protein A translates to MMTTAAVVAVGSELLTPHKTDTNSLFIADGLATIGVRLLQKMVVGDEPEGLTEALRYATRLADLVVVTGGLGPTADDLTRETVAAHFGLPLEESAEVVEAMRARFAARGLEMPAINRRQAQVPRGATVLPNARGTAPGLWIAEATGRVLLLPGPPRELRPMFEQFVAHHLAPEAGGRRLYRRMIRTAGRTESHLDTIAGPIYGPWQGRPEPIETTILATLGQIDIHLSLVAEDPATGERTLDDAVAQLTAALGRAVVSTDGRSLPAVVGGLLAERGARLAVAESCTGGLIASRLTDVPGSSAYVQAGWVLYSNEAKVALGVDASLILEHGAVSEPVAEAMAVAARRAADVDYGLAVTGIAGPGGATRGKPIGTVCLALAGPAAPPRVRRVQVPGERERVKFQASQAALDLLRRSLLRDAPHDAA, encoded by the coding sequence ATGATGACCACGGCCGCGGTTGTCGCTGTCGGGTCGGAACTGCTGACGCCGCACAAGACCGACACCAACTCGCTGTTCATCGCCGACGGTCTCGCCACGATTGGGGTCCGTCTGCTGCAGAAGATGGTGGTCGGCGACGAGCCGGAGGGGCTGACCGAGGCGCTGCGATACGCGACGCGGCTCGCCGACCTGGTGGTCGTGACGGGTGGCCTCGGGCCGACCGCCGACGACCTGACGCGCGAGACCGTCGCTGCCCACTTCGGTCTGCCGCTCGAGGAATCGGCCGAGGTTGTCGAAGCGATGCGGGCCAGGTTCGCGGCCCGCGGTCTCGAGATGCCGGCAATCAACCGCCGTCAGGCGCAGGTGCCGCGGGGCGCCACGGTGCTTCCGAATGCCCGCGGCACCGCGCCGGGACTCTGGATCGCCGAGGCGACGGGGCGGGTACTCCTGTTGCCTGGACCGCCGCGGGAGTTGCGGCCGATGTTCGAACAGTTCGTCGCTCACCATCTCGCGCCCGAGGCGGGCGGCAGGCGTCTCTACCGCCGGATGATCCGGACGGCCGGACGGACCGAATCCCATCTCGACACGATCGCGGGTCCCATCTATGGGCCCTGGCAGGGCCGGCCGGAGCCGATAGAAACCACGATCCTCGCCACGCTCGGCCAGATCGACATTCACCTCTCGCTCGTGGCGGAGGATCCGGCGACCGGCGAGCGGACCCTCGACGACGCGGTGGCGCAACTGACCGCGGCGCTCGGCAGGGCCGTGGTCAGCACGGACGGCCGGTCGCTACCGGCGGTCGTGGGTGGGCTGCTCGCGGAGCGGGGCGCCCGGCTCGCCGTTGCGGAGTCGTGCACCGGCGGGCTGATTGCGTCACGCCTGACCGACGTGCCAGGGAGCTCGGCCTACGTCCAGGCCGGGTGGGTGTTGTACAGCAACGAGGCCAAGGTCGCTCTGGGCGTCGATGCCTCGCTGATCCTGGAGCATGGCGCGGTGAGCGAACCGGTGGCCGAGGCGATGGCGGTCGCCGCGCGCCGCGCCGCCGATGTTGACTATGGGCTGGCCGTCACCGGGATTGCCGGGCCGGGCGGAGCGACGCGAGGCAAGCCGATTGGCACGGTTTGCCTGGCGCTCGCGGGCCCCGCCGCGCCGCCGCGCGTCCGCCGCGTGCAGGTTCCCGGCGAGCGGGAGCGTGTGAAGTTCCAGGCGTCGCAGGCGGCCCTCGATCTCCTCCGCCGCAGCCTGCTTCGGGATGCGCCGCACGACGCGGCGTGA